In Lactuca sativa cultivar Salinas chromosome 5, Lsat_Salinas_v11, whole genome shotgun sequence, the DNA window agctttttatacaaaatcggtgaaaaaaattttgaaaaaaaaaatttaacaaaaaaaattgattttttattttttttcaacgaattttaacaaaaacctgtgattttttataaaaaaattcaaaaaaaaaatgtgatctctaagtattttttatgcatttttatgatttttagggttttttagggttttttagggtttttttgttttccatagaacctaaacacacacacacacacacacacacacacacacacatatatatatatatatatatatatatatatatatatatatatatatatatatatatatatatataaccaatggtccctgtggtatgtcaaaattaacaactttggtccaaaatgggtttggctTGCAAGGATGGTCTAAtagtttcattttgttgcgaattTAATCCAATTTCTTATGAAGTTTTTTATAATGACAAATTCGCCCATTATTATTTCATtttccaattttcttttattacaataattaaaaacaattaaaaataaaatacccctctctctctatctctctctctctctctctcttcaccgTATTCCcccacattttttttctttttacctaAGAacaattcatcttcttcatctcttcCTTCTTAATCAAGATGGGTTTGTGCATACCAGATTCCGATGTTCCTGGATCTAATCTCTATGATTCCATCATCGCCTCTCAAAAACCCATAAAGAAATGATGAAAACCAAGGAAATCGACATCATGGATGTTTCGGAAAATTTCTGAAAAATAACGAGGGGTGAGTTTCTGAAAATCGACTCCATGGATATTTTCGAGGTGGGTTTTCTTGGATATCTAATCCATGTAACCTCCGCTCATGGACATCGTCAATGTATCTCCGTCGGATGGCCTTCATCAGCTGCCTAGCAGCCATGTGAAGATCTGAAAGAGCACCGCCATAGTTGTCGTTTTCTGATTATCCCTCTCACCGTCGATCTGAAACCCTTATCGATGTTTCAAGGCCCTTCACCACCACTTGAATCGATCGATTTCTACTGTGAAACCTAAACCTAAACTTGAATCATTTCATCGCCCCTAAATATCATTTTCAGATCCGAAGACGAAATGATGGAGGACGAAACATATCGGAGATGGTGCGTCGTTAGGGTTTCGTGTGTGTTTGTATTTAGGGTTTCAGCTGCCACCCTTCTTGTTTTTAGGGTTTCAGCCATCGTTTAGGTTTTCAGATGAAAATCCTCATGCCGAAGAAGAAGATTTATCATCCTTAACCATCATCAAGATTTGAACATTTAGAGTTTTCTTGTCGTCACCCCTTGATGCTCATCAGATCTTGAAGATAGTGTCGCCAGAGGAGAGACACGATGGACGGCTCAACAGATCTTGAAGATGGAGAAGGAGAGAATTCGCATGTTCAGATGACGATTTATACTCCACCTCACATCCTAAATATGCAAATCTTTGTATTTTTGTGTGTGAATTTGGATTTGTGTATATTTAGGGTTCCATTCTAAATCACTGAACTCGATTTCTTTCATGGTTACAAGTTTAGGATTTCGgaaattcatttttttatatgTGTTCTTGTATGCtagattttttattaatttttgtgtgtttatctggagagagagagagattttatttttgttttattttaattgttgtaataaaagaaaaatggaaaataaaataataaggggCAAATCCGTAATTATAAAAAAGTTTATAGGAAATTAgactaaactcgcaacaaaacgaaactattggaccatcTTTACGAACCAAACCTATTTTGGACCAAAGTTGTTAGTTTTGACATGTTACAAGGACCATTCTCATGATAACCGATAATTAAAGGTATATATGATTTCAGGTGATTTTTCCGGCCAACATAAATTTATGGGCGGTTACTTTTCCCAGAcaaacaaaatttaaaaataaaacacaaATCGAAACAAACTTGATTTTATGGTTTTGTTGTTTATTTTGAACATGCGATGGGTTATTCCCAAACAACATATGGAGAATTCTTTTACCAATGGGAGCTCATCTGTACACAATAATAtttctccatacacaacaattagtgttttaaaatgttgtattgtataactatataatgcatgaattgttgtgtatgaCAAAAAACTATTGTTTACCAATGAGTTTGTTAGTCTTAAAACTTCATATTTTGGTCAAGCCATTTGTTATGGTTTCTAATTTTGAATTCTACTATTCCGGGTTTGATTTAGGATATCGATTTAAATTATTATGTAAAGATTTTTTTGGGATAAAATCTGAAAAATCCCCAATTGCTATAGGttaatttattttttctattaCCTAGTTTTGATTTCGGATATCGATTTAAATTATGCAAAGTTAAGATTTCTTCCGCAACAAAATCTGGGAAATCCCCAATTGCTATAgtttcaatatttttttatttactttattttatttttttatttctactTCCCTGATTTTGATTTAGAATATCGATTTAAATTATGCAAAGTTAAGATATCTTGCGGGACAAAATATAGGATATCTCCAATTGCtatatagtttattttattttattttatttatttatttatttattttgattttagtCCTCTTCAAGATTTGCTTGTGTTTTCTACATGTGTATGTTTGATTTGTGTTTCTTTGAATAGTTGGATCGTCATGAAAATAAGACGTTAGTGGGAGGCGTTGGATAGTGGTGTTTGTATATTGTCACCGGagaagaagataacggggataaGAAAGTCGTCGAAATTAAGAAATGATATGGAAGTCATGTGTTACACTTGAAAATCTACTATCAAACAAGTTTTATTCATAGAAACTAACAATCAATGTAATTAAGTATATTGAAAAATTATTTTATACATAAAAAacgtttagaaaaaaaaaacgcgTTTCGTGATACACACAAATTCAAATCAAATATGTCGCCGTGATACACACAAATTCAAATCAAATATGTAGCTTCTTTCCATAAATTAATTGATAACAGTTTGCTCATATAATTACAAAGATTGAAATCCACATTATTCGATGCTAAACAAATTAGAAATATAATATTCCATGAGTTAATACTttcaattattcattaaaaataaatacaaaaagaacatggtttagtttaaaataaaataaaatcttgaagaataaagttcatatttttttatttgtagtacataaataaatatgtaaacatGTATTTTTAAATCAAATATTTTGCAAGGAAAAACTATTATAGCGTTTTAGGTATGATTACCCACTCAATTctttaatatttttaaataataCCATGTGAATCCAAAGCTACGACTTTCCAACTTTCCTTTTCGTTGTGTCAACTCCACATCCCACGTATCCTTAGTTCCTTACCATTCCCTATAAATATAAATCCCAACACAGCCTATTCTCAAAACACCAATAACCTTCAAAATCATTCAAGATTTCAAATAATCATCTGAGATTTCTATCTACAAATATTTGAAGGACAAAACATGGCAGGTTTAAGGTTCAATTTGGTGGTGATGATGGCATTCATGCTTGCATCTGTGCAGTTTCATGACACGGCGGCTCAGACAACCCATGTGGTCGGCGACGCCTTGGGTTGGAATATTCCTCCCAACGGACCTTCTGCTTACACCACCTGGGCATCAACTCAGACCTTCAGAGTCGGCGATGTTCTTCTCTTTAACTTCACCACCGGATTCCATAACGTCGCTGAAGTATCACAGGTGGCGTACGGCCCATGCACCACCACCAACCCCATCTCCATCGCCACCACCGGCCCCGCTAGAGTCACCTTGAATGCACCTGGCACACACTATTACGTCTGTACCGTTGGAACTCATTGCCAAATTGGTCAGAAGTTAACCATCAACGTCTCCGCCGGGTCGACCACCCCTGCTCCAGCCCCGACACCCGCCACTCCTGCGCCGGTTTCTCCACCAACCACCACCCCGACCCCTGCCCCCACCACAACAACTCCTCCACCAACATCCTCACCTGTACCTTCTGCTGGGGAAGCCAGCCCAATATCACCACCCACCTCCGGCCAATCTCCCTCAGGGAGTAACACCCCTTCTCCCACCGATAGCACCACTCTACCACCACAATCACCCAGTTTTGCTCCATCTTTCACCGCCGTGGTGCCCTTCAGTTTATTAGCGATTGCTTTAGCTTTCTTTTATTAAATCTAGTGGTTAACTTGAGACGCGTGTACGTAAATTATTTTTGTTtggatttttctttttaattttgtttatgtACTTATTTAATACAGATTGATATTGCTTTATGTTAAACATATTATTTCATCATTTTCTTTTTGAATCCCGTGTTTGACTACATAACAGGAACAATATTACTTTGTCatcgtttccaaaaaaaaaaatcgtttCCAAAAAACTCTGTCATAATTAGCTAAATGAGGAGCTTATCTATACGTAAAAGCCGTTGGTCTTATAAAACTAGATGTTAACTTATATTATTGGATTATATAAGTGGGCAAGAGGCGCAGTTAACAGATTCATCAGGTTAGGGCTTGGCCAGAGAATGGTTAAAGAAAGGCTCTATTAATAGAGGTTCGGTGGTAGTTGAAGAATACCCAACTGCTACAGTGCTTAAGAAGGCCCTAGAGATGCACAAAAAAGTGTTCACAATTAGAAATAGGTTTTCAAAATGACCTGAAATGCACAAAAAACTGCTTATTGGCCGGTTTGTAAACAAATAAAGTTCTTTAAATTATGACTTTAAATTATGACACCGAAAGCAAGTTGGTAAAATACAAAAAACTAGCAAAAAGATAGATTTTTTTAAACCGGTTTCAAACCGAACCTAACTGTTCTTGTAGGTTTGTATACTTTTGCTCGGGAATAGGTTTGAAGTCAATCCAGTTTTGACTCAATCTGGTTatgacttttgttgaccaaaaTCGATTCGGTTTGGAGAATTTATGGCACCTTTGAACAATGGCACATGATGTAACATACATCAGTGAATTTATGGCACATTGTCCGTCATCACCTTGTTCACGTCTTATAATATGAATTTAACAATCTAACTGTCAAAGCCACCTCATCTCTACCGATACTACTAGAGATTGAAAGACTTGTAGATCAACTAAATGATATAGGTAATGTGGTTAACAAACAAAGGCTCGtggtttaatttattaatattggTCTTTACATAATACATGACACCAACACAAACCTTCCCCTTATTTTAAACAACTTAAACAATGCTTGAGATCGGGTATAACCATCAACTTGCTCGTGAAGGTACACCGACTCCTAACATCCATATAGTCGTTAATAACAATCCTATTTACAATGATGGGTTTTGAACGGATCAGATTTGCCCACCACTCTTTTGCTGGTTTAATGATCATCAATTTGAGGAATGTTGACCCTACCACATGGTTATAGTAACACAATCACCGACTAGGGTGGGCGATCGCAACTACAACAAATACACCACTAAACTACATCCCACGATGCGTTAGCCCGTAAGGTTACTGATCATGTTCCCGTATTATTTATACCCAACATAAATGCTCTTTTGGAGAGACAATCTTAGGCTTCACATATGTTTACATTGTATTATAGTTGTCGTCTCGCACCCCTGTGGCTCAGCACATCCATGTATATCCTCATCGAGCCTACGAGtttgagaggggggggggggggttaatgtATCATACATCGGTGAAACATGGTCTTATAAGTGATTATATATGTTAGAGTATCCCATTTTTCCATAAGGGATCTCTTTTCCATAGGGGATCTCTTGTAGAGATAATCTCGGGCTCCACATATGTTCTCATGGTGGTAGAGCTTTAGGTTAAAACCATATAGTTGCCCAAACCCCAAAGTTGCCGACCTCCACCTCCGACTACATTCTCTAATagtgttgcagaaatcggccGTAGCGGTCGAAtaatcggcgattaatcgttTGACGGCCTTGAACCGATTACGATTAGGGTGCTTGGCGGAAattggtcaaaatcggtcaaacttGGGCTTGGCGGCCCTGGTGGTTCTCGACGgtcataggcaagaaatatttaataaaattcaaaatttttaattttcaaattttaacttttcaaacttTTAAGTTTTcagattaaaatattatattcaaatttacaaaatttcaaatttttaaaatttaaaatattcaaataCTTATTTTTTTAGGATATATTAATTTAGAGTTTCCGATTAATCGACGCCTAGTCCTATTAATCGCTTAATGACAGTCGACCACCAAGTTACcgtcaaacgatttttacaaccttgttcTCTAATAATCGTTGAGGGTGTCTTCATTATACTAAATATTTTTCCTTCTCCTTTTTCTCCTCCTAAATAATAATACAATCGTCAACACCAAACCATGGCTCCTTCCTCAGCTTCTTCTACTACATCAATGCTTTTGTCTCCTCTTACCCCTACCTCTAAGTCTTCTGTGTCCTCTTCAGATAGTATCTTCTTCTCTAGATCCCTTTTATGAGTTTGCCTCTTCCGATGTTGCTGCCTCCTTCCGATGACACCTTCTTTGTAGGAAAACCTTTGTTCTACAAtcgtctctctctttctctatctctaTCATTACTAGTCATTGATCTCACTGGAATTAGTTATGCTTGCTGCAGCTTGAGCCCTCTTTCTTTCTCATTGCCTTTCTCCGGACTTCTGTGTCGCCGACTCCATCGTAGTCGTTGTTGCTGCTCCTATTCTCTTCCACAACGGAACCGCCTCTACTCACCGCTTCTTCTATCTTCATCTCCAACGAGCAAGCATTTTTAGTCGTCATCGTCAAAGCTCTACCGCTATCCTTATctttgtttttatatttatttgtttcCAGTTTAAATCATCTCCTTCCGATAAAACTGAGCTCACGTTTTGCAGCAaccggaggggggggggggggggggaggatgtTAGTGATTAGGGTTAGCTAATACTCATTAGGATTGAACCCTTTGGTATTCATATTTATATGAGGTTAAATCCTCATTATAATAAAGTAATTTATTATAAGTGTCCTCATTTTGAAATAAGATCACTAATCTACCTCATGGCGCGAACCAATCTAAGCTGCTTACTAGGATCAACTATTAGTTTTCTTGGCCATCGATATCCTCCTATAACTAATCTTAAATTTGACTATCTCCATCGTCTACACACCACACACAATATAATTCATTTACCCTAATAACCTTTGTCAATCTTTTCAAACAAGTTTTTAGCTTACCGAAAATCAATGGTACATATACAAACCACTTTCCAACTGCAAGTCTTACACTTTCCTTGTTGACACCAACTCAATGACATCATTGGTAAAGGAATTTCACAACAATTTAAGCATTGAGATCCTATTGCTATGACTAAGGGGTATAATAGATAGAAATATAAGATCGTCGTTACCATGGGGAGCattgagaggggggggggggggggggaggggggagtGGGCAGCTGCACATGTcccattttttttattacatattatttatacatttatttaaaaataaaaaacttataaTAACGTAGGAGCCCATTTTTCTCCGACTCGTCCAATGCATTTGGAGATATTTACATCCTCATGACCGATCCTGAACGTTACATCGTAACAGACTTTTTTTTGTACTCCTTAAAAAAAATTTGTGGTAATCCTTATCGCTTAGCATGACATAGATAAATATATACATCACATAATCATGAGAAGGCATGCGTTTATTCTAAAAAGCTTTAAATAACCTCATGTATAAAGATATTAATTTTACATAATTAGCATCACAGTTCATATAAAATTACTCATGTATGACATCATCTCACTATAATTTCGGATCATGACCACCACCATAGAGTTTTCAGGGTATAAGGAGCATACTCATTGGAAAAACTATCCATATGTTTGTGGCATACCACCTCTTACCACAATTTTAGTTTGTCAAATCATATTACCTCATTCTATAAAATTGGTGGTGTCATAAAACACCCACCAACCCACCATAATACACATTTTTATGTACAAAATACTACATTTGAGTGATGTTTTTGTTTTTCACGGGCGATAGAACTTCATTGTGACTCATCCCACAAACAACCTACCACACCTGGTCGGTGTGGTGTTTACCGCACCACCGCAATGCCATTTAAGCCACCGTAGTTTCAGGTGCCATGTACTCCCATCGGTCTAAGACCATATGTTAGTGATTAGGGTTAGGCTAATACTTATTAGGGTAGAACCCTTTTGTATTCATATTTATATGAGGTTAAATCCTCATTATAATAAAGTAATTTATTATAAGTGTCCTCATTTTGAAATAAGATCACTAATCTACCCCATGACGCGAACCAATATAAGCTGCCTACTAGGATCAACTATTAGTTTTCTTGGCCATCGATATCCTCCTATAACTAATCTTAAAGTTGACTATCTCCATCGTCTACACACCACATACAATATAATTCATTTACCCTAATAACCTTTGTCAatcttttcaaacaaatttttggcTTACCGAAAATCAATGGTACATATACAAACCACTTTCCAACTGCAAGTCTTACACTTTCCTTATTGATACCAACTCAATGACATCGTTGGTAGAGGAATCTCACGATATAATTTAAGCATTGAGATCCTATTGCTATGACTAAGGGGTATAATAGATAGAAATATAAGATCATCGTTACCATGGGGAGCattgagaggggggggggggggagtgggCAGCTGTACATGtcccaatttttttattatatattatatatacatttatttaaaaatataaaacttataATAACGTAGGAGCCCATTTTTCTTTGACTCGTCCAATGCATTTGGAGATATTTACATTCTCATGACCAGCCCTGATCGTTACATCGTAACAAACCTTTTTTTTGTACTCCTTAAAAAAAATTAGTGGTAATCCTTATCGCTTAGCATGACATAGATAAATATATACATCACATAATCATGAGAAGGCATGTGTTTATTCTAAAAAGCTTTAAATAACCTCATGTATAAAGATATTAATTTTACATAATTAGCATCACAGTTCATATAAAATTACTCATGTATGACATCATCTCACCATAATTTCGGATCATGACCACCACCATAGAGTTTTCAGGGTATAAGGAGCATACTCATTGGAAAAACTATCCATATGTTTGTGGCATACCACCTCTTACCATAATTTTAGTTTGTCAAATCATATTCCCTCATTCTATTAAATTGGTGGTGTCATACAACACCCACCAACCCACCATAATACACATTTTTATGCACAAAATATTACATTTGAGTGATGTTTTTGTTTTTCACGGGCGATAGAACTTCATTGTGACTCATCCCACAAACAACCTACCACACCTGTCGGTGTGGTGTTTACCGCACCACCGCAATGCCATTTAAGCCACCGTAGTGTCAGGTGCCATGTACTCCCATCGGTCTAAGACCATATGTTGTTTTTATCATTTATCTTTCATTATTTTATTGAGACGTCAACATCGCATCACTACATTCATCCATCTTTTAGACTTTTaaattgtgttatatgtatgttttatctttttatttttttaatttttgataaaaacaatAATTTCTAAATTTAAAATAATGTTTATTTACTAAATAAAAACGAAATTAAATAAAAGATTAATATTTTAGTGTAAATTACATCATTGGTCCCTCATGCATATGTCAAAATgcatgtttagtccctattttctaAAATTAACTCGGACGGTCCCTGGTTTTGTTTTTTCTTACATGCTAAGTCCCTATtgacataaaatgactattttgccttaaaattttctttttcaatttttttttttatttatcactTTTAgattgaaaaaaaagaaaaataaaataaatatctaCACCCCCAACCTATACTTCCCATTCCCTGCCCCAGCTCGTCTCCCTCCTTCTCACCACTTCTTCCTCTATATCGATCCTACCACTAACATCGGTAAAGAACATCACCACTGGTCAACACTAACACCGCCACTGGTCGATGTCATCACCACCATAGCTCTTCTTCACAAACTTCCCTTCTGAAACCTATTTTAAACCATATATGTAGCCTGATTTTCAGAGATGACAATGGAGTTTGAGGGGTTAAAACGGGAGCAGAAACCACAAGAAGAGGAGATTTTAGGTATGAACAAAAGACTTGAGGTGATGAAGCAGCAACCAGAACAAATTATGGCGGTTCTTTAAAGTAGCTATTAGAATTATCCAAAGCACTCTTTGATATCAAAATCCAAGCAAAAGAAACCGGTGATGGAGATGAAGAAATCGACGTATTGATAGCGATGTATTGAATTACTTTTTTGTTCTCCATCTCTTGGCAGACGTATGTAAGATTTAAGGCGATATTCTTTCTCCTCTCCTCGAGATCCTCTACCTATGATGGCGATGGAGGCTGGAATCAAAGCAAGAAGGTTCATCGATCATTAGAAGTGAAAACCTAGGCAGCGACGGCAGCGATATCCGCCAAATGTCGGCACCAGAAAACCATATGGGATCTTTATGGTTTTGTGTAGCTTAAATTATAGCTTAGATTTTGAAAGCGAAACAAAAATTATTGTCGGAGAAGACGACCACCAATGAGCACCTGTGTTTGGGTTGGGTAAGTAAAGGGGGAGGAGTGGTGGTGAATATTCCAGTGATGttatatggagagagagagagagagagagagagagagagagagagagagagagagagagagagagagagagagagagagagagagagagagagagagagagagagagagagagagagagagagagagatttaaaaAGGAGAggccatatttttttaattaaaaataataataataacattaaatTAATTGGAAAAGAAATAGACAAAGGGTATTATGGTCATTTTAGATCTGTCAAGGACCAGATGCGCAACAAAAATGTATATCAGGGACGAAAAGTTCAAGTTTTATGCAAACGAGGGACAGTGCgagttaattttaaaaaacagGGACTAAACACGCTTTCTGACATGTACATGAGGGACGATTGGTGTAAATTACCCAATATTTTAAGATTTTACATTGGTTTGCTATCACAAAGACGTGTATTATAGAAATCAATGGATTTATAAATAAATTGATAAAACATGCAATACGTACGTGATATGTCACTAGTCGTAACCCGTAAGGAATTAATTGGGACGTTGAATCAAAT includes these proteins:
- the LOC111881915 gene encoding cucumber peeling cupredoxin-like, whose amino-acid sequence is MAGLRFNLVVMMAFMLASVQFHDTAAQTTHVVGDALGWNIPPNGPSAYTTWASTQTFRVGDVLLFNFTTGFHNVAEVSQVAYGPCTTTNPISIATTGPARVTLNAPGTHYYVCTVGTHCQIGQKLTINVSAGSTTPAPAPTPATPAPVSPPTTTPTPAPTTTTPPPTSSPVPSAGEASPISPPTSGQSPSGSNTPSPTDSTTLPPQSPSFAPSFTAVVPFSLLAIALAFFY